One window of the Eucalyptus grandis isolate ANBG69807.140 chromosome 8, ASM1654582v1, whole genome shotgun sequence genome contains the following:
- the LOC104414962 gene encoding disease resistance protein RPV1 — MQTAQAHPPPSTTSAEIPSQIMSREIVQKNIVPVKIDGIAGCVSFTHAATEGQGMAISSGYEYEVFLSFRGEDTRTSFTDFLYTSMIDVGIRVYKDDEELCKGENFGPELLRAINQSKISIPIFSKGYASSVWCLKELIQMAECQKTRGQKIMPIFYDVAPSEVRHQIRGYGEAFLTHENKKRYDEETMRKWKATLNMVGELDGWDLQKMANRKEGEMAKIVTQKVFNELKKAYLVVSNNLVGVDSHVDKIMEEIDAHINETQIVGIHGMGGIGKTTIAKIIYNELSNKYDNCCFLSNIRETSKLKGIEYLQQQLIHDILKTKWVKITNIDEGIKTIKERLPNKKVLILLDDVEEKDHMDALVGKRDWFGEGSKLIVTTRRKDVLYVPEVDWRYELTCLDPNLSLQLFSKHAFRRESPVDDYISQSERAIRIAGGLPLAIEVIGSLLSDKNKEKWDDTLKMLESVPHDKVQNKLKISYDALDNRQQRIFLDIACHFIGCCKDIVVYFWDASKLFPEAAMEVLRNMSLIKIGENNILWMHDQLRDLGREIVRQESEMNIEKQRWVWNPEDGLNLLRIHEEKKEVQALHLRFDDQCPFTYKEFKSLPNLMFLEVDDLKENFHAKKMFLWLKWPSYALPTNFFQRNSDLLPRLRWLSWHNICPTFKIANFFVENLIILDLSWSEITHDWKGWSHMKATKNLKVLNLAHCRRLKRTPNFSTHSNLERLILLGCISLIKIDRSICQLKRLVFLDVTDCWSLQRLPNELGRDLASLEYLSLRGCLSLERLPETIGNLESLIELNISYMTIKELPNSIEKLKNLKVVNMEYNDVSKILDAFWTMEKLEIIKLIGRNHRDHYGHVEFGDCIYENKSLRILRLRGVRIHALPRLPKSLIELELEELRVDTFPDLSNLANLKVLHLGFCPHNCDGKFDGLLEEPIPQWIENLSKLESLELLFYKEIASWTDLNLSPHLRRLPRLPSNLSSLCLSGCDSLCSMDLSNLRKLSSLSIVYSAVAEIEGLGCLENLRDLDLHCVGQLAKLPDLSKLNKLRHIEVWGCGNLVEIQGELPWFMDELRIYSCDSFQEFPNLFSLMGKTDVYICIRNQMFGYTGGHRLLLRGFKQMQIPDLSNWNRLTILTLESCHNLVEIQGELPQSLEKLRIQCCESLQKLPDLSSLKGLRKVTIRHCGKLAVEEISRLCLEKSIKFVGGDDEDEEDKLPVWPTILRYERGRWARR; from the exons ATGCAAACGGCTCAGGCTCATCCTCCGCCTTCTACAACGTCTGCCGAGATTCCGTCtcag ATCATGTCGAGGGAAATCGTGCAGAAAAACATTGTACCGGTAAAAATTGATGGAATAGCAGGGTGCGTTTCTTTTACTCACGCTGCGACAGAAGGTCAAGGAATGGCTATTTCATCAGGATATGAATATGAAGTATTCTTGAGCTTCAGAGGAGAAGATACTCGAACAAGTTTTACTGACTTCCTTTATACTAGTATGATAGATGTGGGAATCCGTGTCTATAAGGATGACGAAGAGCTCTGCAAGGGGGAAAATTTTGGCCCGGAACTTCTCCGAGcaattaatcaatcaaagatCTCAATACCTATATTTTCGAAAGGTTATGCCTCTAGTGTATGGTGTCTCAAGGAGCTAATCCAGATGGCCGAGTGCCAAAAAACTAGGGGACAAAAGATTatgcccattttttatgatgtagCACCTTCAGAGGTTCGACACCAAATTAGAGGTTATGGAGAGGCCTTTCTTACACATGAAAACAAGAAGCGATATGATGAAGAGACTATGCGTAAGTGGAAGGCTACTCTCAACATGGTTGGAGAACTAGATGGATGGGACTTGCAAAAAATGGCCAACAG GAAAGAAGGTGAGATGGCAAAAATAGTTACCCAGAAGGTTTTCAATGAATTGAAAAAGGCTTATCTGGTGGTATCAAACAACTTGGTCGGTGTGGACAGTCATGTGGATAAAATCATGGAAGAGATAGATGCTCATATAAATGAAACACAGATTGTAGGAATTCATGGGATGGGTGGCATTGGAAAGACAACAATTGCCAAAATCATATACAATGAGCTTTCCAACAAGTACGACAATTGTTGCTTCCTTTCCAACATCCGTGAAACGTCAAAGCTCAAGGGCATTGAGTACTTGCAGCAGCAGCTCATCCATGACATTCTTAAGACGAAATGGGTgaaaataacaaacattgatgaagggattaaGACCATTAAAGAAAGGTTGCCTAATAAAAAAGTcctcattcttcttgatgatgtggaagAAAAGGATCATATGGATGCACTTGTCGGTAAGCGTGATTGGTTTGGCGAAGGGAGCAAACTTATTGTTACTACAAGAAGGAAAGATGTTCTCTATGTTCCGGAAGTGGATTGGAGGTATGAGCTTACGTGCTTGGATCCAAATCTatctcttcaactttttagcAAACATGCTTTTAGAAGAGAGTCTCCTGTAGACGACTATATCAGCCAATCCGAGAGGGCGATACGCATTGCCGGAGGTCTTCCATTAGCCATTGAGGTCATAGGTTCACTTTTATCCgacaaaaataaggaaaagtgGGATGACACATTGAAGATGCTAGAAAGTGTTCCTCATGATAAAGTTCAAAATAAGTTGaaaataagttatgatgcattagaTAATCGGCAGCAGCGTATATTCCTTGATATAGCTTGTCATTTCATTGGATGTTGCAAAGACATTGTGGTTTATTTTTGGGATGCATCTAAACTTTTTCCGGAAGCAGCCATGGAAGTTTTGCGGAACATGTCTTTAATAAAGATTGGAGAAAATAATATAttgtggatgcatgatcaacttagAGACCTTGGAAGAGAAATAGTTCGTCAAGAAAGTGAGATGAATATAGAGAAGCAACGTTGGGTGTGGAATCCCGAGGATGGATTAAATCTGCTAAGGATACATGAG gaaaagaaagaagttcaagctcttcatctcaGGTTTGATGATCAATGCCCTTTTACCTATAAGGAATTTAAGAGCCTGCCAAATTTAATGTTCCTTGAAGTAGACGActtaaaggaaaattttcatgcaaaaaaGATGTTTCTTTGGCTCAAATGGCCATCATATGCTCTTCCAACTAATTTTTTCCAGAGGAATTCAGATCTCCTTCCACGATTAcgatggctttcttggcataATATTTGCCCAACATTTAAGATTGCAAATTTCTTCGTAGAGAATTTGATTATCCTTGATCTATCTTGGAGTGAAATTACTCATGATTGGAAGGGGTGGAGCCACATGAAG GCGACTaagaatttgaaagttctgAATCTGGCCCATTGCCGACGCTTGAAGAGAACCCCCAACTTCTCAACTCATTCAAATTTAGAACGTTTGATCTTATTAGGCTGtatatcattaatcaaaattgatAGATCAATTTGTCAGTTGAAACGCTTGGTTTTCTTAGATGTAACCGATTGTTGGAGTCTTCAGAGGCTGCCGAATGAGCTAGGTAGAGATCTTGCAAGCCTTGAATACCTATCTCTAAGAGGATGCTTGAGTTTGGAGAGGCTTCCGGAGACAATCGGGAATTTGGAATCGCTGATTGAGTTGAACATAAGTTACATGACCATCAAAGAACTACCCAATTCCATCGAAaagttgaagaatttgaaagtaGTGAATATGGAGTATAATGACGTAAGCAAAATACTCGATGCCTTTTGGACGATGGAGAAGCTTGAAATAATAAAACTCATCGGCAGGAACCACAGGGATCATTACGGGCACGTGGAATTTGGTGATTGCATCTATGAGAATAAATCCTTGAGGATCTTGAGATTGAGAGGGGTGAGAATACACGCCCTACCAAGGCTTCCTAAAAGTCTCATCGAATTAGAACTGGAGGAGTTGAGGGTGGACACGTTTCCGGATCTCTCAAATCTCGCTAACTTAAAGGTATTGCATCTGGGCTTTTGCCCACATAATTGTGATGGGAAATTTGATGGGCTTCTGGAAGAACCGATACCACAGTGGATTGAGAACTTAAGCAAATTGGAATCTCTGGAACTACTCTTTTATAAGGAGATTGCCTCATGGACAGACCTCAACCTCTCTCCTCATCTGCGTCGCCTCCCGAGGCTTCCCTCAAATTTATCCTCCTTATGTCTCTCTGGTTGCGACTCACTTTGCTCGATGGATCTATCGAATCTGAGGAAACTATCGTCTCTCTCGATTGTTTACTCTGCAGTTGCAGAGATTGAAGGCCTTGGTTGTTTGGAGAACCTACGAGATTTGGACCTTCACTGCGTCGGACAGCTAGCGAAGCTACCTGATCTAAGCAAGTTAAACAAGCTAAGGCATATTGAAGTATGGGGGTGTGGTAATTTGGTTGAGATTCAAGGCGAACTACCATGGTTTATGGATGAACTTAGAATTTATTCCTGCGATTCATTTCAGGAGTTCCCTAATCTGTTCAGCTTAATGGGTAAGACAGATGTTTATATTTGTATTCGCAATCAGATGTTTGGATATACAGGTGGACATCGGTTGCTACTTCGTGGCTTTAAACAGATGCAGATCCCCGATCTAAGCAATTGGAATAGACTAACAATTCTTACACTAGAATCTTGTCATAATCTGGTTGAGATTCAAGGCGAACTACCCCAATCTTTGGAAAAATTGCGGATTCAATGCTGTGAATCTTTACAGAAGTTGCCTGATCTATCAAGCTTGAAGGGATTGAGAAAGGTTACAATAAGACATTGTGGGAAATTAGCGGTGGAGGAAATTTCTCGGCTTTGCTTGGAGAAGTCAATCAAATTTGTGGGAGGAgacgatgaagatgaagaagacaaaTTACCGGTTTGGCCAACAATACTAAGATATGAAAGAGGACGATGGGCAAGACGATGA
- the LOC120287298 gene encoding MADS-box transcription factor 56-like, giving the protein MGKRRRTEIAKIADPAARLVTYSKRRKGLFKKASELCRLCGARAAVIVFSPAAKPCSFFSDPSVEDDVIADHVDAVPPMGLAEWAEWIEKEWDSCATEEDVESLIAKYDAVRDLVCKKLEGLEKGSSVVIGSGGDSGDGFGCDSENLGDGDGDHLLTSPEKSAAGGGGLGVDSTPTCSHLEGRGCNPDNFLSVSGDCVGDGHHDSFSTIPETSATGGGSSGEEPMPCDLEGCGFNPDDS; this is encoded by the coding sequence ATGGGTAAGCGCCGGCGAACGGAGATCGCCAAGATCGCCGACCCGGCCGCGCGGCTCGTGACTTACTCGAAGAGGCGCAAGGGCCTCTTCAAGAAGGCCTCCGAGCTCTGCCGCCTCTGCGGCGCTCGCGCCGCCGTAATCGTCTTCTCCCCCGCCGCCAAGCCCTGTTCTTTCTTCAGCGACCCCTCCGTGGAAGATGACGTAATTGCCGACCACGTTGACGCGGTGCCGCCGATGGGTTTGGCCGAGTGGGCGGAGTGGATTGAGAAGGAGTGGGATTCTTGCGCGACGGAGGAGGACGTGGAGTCCCTGATCGCGAAGTACGACGCTGTTCGTGATCTTGTGTGCAAGAAGTTGGAAGGTCTGGAGAAGGGTTCGTCCGTCGTGATCGGCTCTGGTGGCGATTCTGGAGACGGGTTTGGTTGTGATTCTGAAAATttgggcgacggcgacggcgaccatTTATTGACTTCGCCGGAGAAGTCGGCCGCCGGCGGTGGAGGATTGGGAGTGGACTCCACCCCCACCTGCTCCCATCTTGAGGGGCGTGGATGTAATCCGGACAACTTCCTTAGTGTGTCCGGGGACTGCGTCGGCGACGGCCACCATGACAGTTTCTCGACTATACCGGAGACCTCGGCCACGGGGGGTGGAAGCTCGGGAGAGGAGCCGATGCCATGCGACCTTGAGGGGTGTGGATTTAATCCTGATGATTCTTAG